In Nitrosococcus oceani ATCC 19707, the following proteins share a genomic window:
- a CDS encoding metal-dependent hydrolase: MDTLTHALSGALLARATASSKQPTGQLRVGERVLLGALAATFPDSDFILRWTTDLLTYLNLHRGITHSVVMLPIWGALLATLFWRLRGKQKPWQVYFGVSLLGISIHIAGDVITAYGTQIFAPLSNYKAAWPTTFVIDPWFTGIIVIGLLGCWYWRHSRLPAVIGLAILAVYVGFQGMLRAQALALGHEYARQQSLANIRVHALPQPLSPFNWKIVVAAPQKYYVSQVNLLRKQIPVPALPNSPFWVGLYTAYPPLTAMKWTQYQRYGNSNEESLARTVWQQEILQGYRQFAQLPTLYAIDRKAGRLCVWFVDLRFILPNLIPPFRYGGCRQAQDSGWELRQLPGTPGA, from the coding sequence ATGGACACACTCACCCATGCTTTAAGTGGTGCGCTGCTAGCTCGCGCCACTGCCTCTTCCAAGCAACCAACCGGCCAGCTCAGGGTAGGAGAGCGAGTGCTCCTGGGCGCCTTGGCTGCGACTTTTCCGGATAGCGATTTTATTCTCCGTTGGACTACCGACCTGCTTACTTATCTTAATCTGCATCGAGGAATTACCCATTCCGTAGTCATGCTTCCCATATGGGGAGCGCTGCTAGCTACCCTATTTTGGCGGCTTCGGGGAAAGCAAAAACCTTGGCAAGTATATTTCGGCGTGTCCCTATTAGGAATAAGCATTCATATCGCCGGAGATGTTATCACCGCTTATGGCACCCAAATTTTCGCCCCTCTCTCCAATTACAAAGCAGCTTGGCCCACTACTTTCGTCATTGACCCTTGGTTTACCGGTATTATTGTCATTGGATTATTGGGCTGCTGGTATTGGCGCCATTCCCGTCTACCCGCAGTAATAGGCTTAGCTATATTGGCAGTCTATGTGGGATTTCAGGGGATGCTTCGAGCGCAAGCGCTAGCATTGGGTCATGAGTATGCCCGCCAACAATCACTAGCCAACATCCGAGTTCATGCTCTACCTCAGCCCCTGTCCCCTTTTAATTGGAAAATTGTGGTAGCGGCGCCTCAAAAATATTACGTTAGCCAGGTTAACCTTCTGCGCAAACAGATCCCGGTTCCTGCGCTGCCCAATTCCCCTTTTTGGGTTGGCCTTTATACAGCCTATCCGCCGCTAACTGCTATGAAGTGGACGCAGTACCAACGGTACGGGAATTCCAATGAAGAATCTTTGGCCCGCACCGTTTGGCAGCAGGAGATTTTGCAAGGTTACCGCCAATTTGCGCAGCTCCCAACTCTTTATGCCATCGACCGGAAGGCTGGCCGCCTGTGCGTCTGGTTTGTAGATTTACGCTTTATTCTCCCTAACCTTATTCCACCGTTCCGTTATGGAGGTTGCCGCCAAGCGCAAGACTCTGGTTGGGAGCTACGCCAATTACCCGGAACTCCTGGCGCTTAG
- the trmL gene encoding tRNA (uridine(34)/cytosine(34)/5-carboxymethylaminomethyluridine(34)-2'-O)-methyltransferase TrmL produces the protein MFHVVLLEPEIPPNTGNIIRLCANTGAILHLVQPLGFELDDRRLRRAGLDYHEWAKVKVHPSLEHFLDKTQPRQLWACSTRGQQPYDKANFHPGDALLFGPETRGLPRELLETLLSRQVLRIPMEPTSRSLNLSNAVAVVLYEAWRQQGFAKKSKPATQKT, from the coding sequence ATGTTCCATGTCGTATTACTTGAACCTGAAATCCCGCCCAACACAGGCAATATCATACGCCTTTGCGCTAATACCGGGGCTATTCTTCATTTAGTACAGCCACTGGGGTTTGAATTGGACGATAGGCGCCTGCGCCGTGCCGGGCTAGATTACCATGAATGGGCGAAAGTTAAGGTGCACCCCAGCCTGGAGCATTTTTTGGATAAAACCCAGCCGAGGCAACTGTGGGCCTGCTCTACCCGAGGGCAACAACCCTACGATAAGGCCAATTTCCACCCGGGTGACGCGCTCTTATTTGGCCCAGAAACCCGTGGTCTCCCCAGGGAATTGCTTGAAACCTTGCTTTCACGGCAAGTGCTGCGAATTCCCATGGAACCCACTAGCCGCAGCCTTAATCTTTCCAATGCGGTTGCGGTCGTGCTCTATGAAGCCTGGCGTCAGCAAGGTTTTGCTAAAAAAAGTAAGCCAGCTACCCAAAAAACTTAA
- a CDS encoding TetR family transcriptional regulator, translating to MEKIASTSDIILDTALELAEETSWENVRLYHVAQRAGLTLNHIRRYFREKEELVDAWLDRADRAMLDETNCPHFLALSPRERLNQLFMAWLEALSPHRPVMRQMVFNRLEPGHLHMQVASLLRISRTVQWAREAAQREQTFLFRAFDETALTSTYLAAFLCWLNDSTQNYQRTRRLLDRILYLGEVIESLKPSFLRPYQPEENFTPAPPQEAR from the coding sequence ATGGAGAAAATAGCGAGCACCTCTGATATCATTCTTGATACTGCCTTGGAACTGGCCGAAGAAACTTCTTGGGAGAATGTGCGCCTGTATCACGTTGCCCAACGGGCAGGATTGACTTTAAACCATATTCGCCGCTATTTCAGGGAGAAAGAAGAACTGGTGGACGCATGGCTGGATCGAGCTGACCGGGCCATGCTGGATGAAACAAACTGTCCTCACTTCTTGGCCCTCTCTCCTCGAGAGCGCCTAAATCAGCTATTTATGGCATGGCTGGAAGCTCTCTCTCCACACCGCCCGGTGATGCGCCAAATGGTATTTAACCGGCTCGAACCAGGCCACCTTCATATGCAGGTGGCAAGCCTATTACGCATCAGCCGCACGGTGCAATGGGCTCGGGAGGCCGCTCAACGGGAGCAAACCTTTCTATTTCGGGCGTTTGATGAAACTGCTTTGACCTCCACCTACCTGGCCGCTTTTCTCTGTTGGCTAAATGATTCCACCCAAAATTATCAAAGAACCCGTCGATTACTCGATAGAATACTGTATCTAGGCGAAGTCATAGAGTCTCTTAAACCCTCGTTCCTGCGACCCTACCAACCGGAAGAAAATTTCACGCCGGCTCCGCCCCAAGAGGCCCGTTAA
- a CDS encoding outer membrane beta-barrel protein: MSSKHNLFSITILLLVLMPLTVQANELAGIRPYLQPRLGFENSFYNYTKPDAVSDVRLESPSEEPHIGATLGADLGRYWGIEFAYDYIKTNLLQTSGKKAGDYATTTWLGQLRFRYPLLQDRLVPYLLAGGGIGIGEFSGREDFSFTGGGSDTVPLGVVGGGAEYFITDNIALGVEAKYYFGFHPEISISTEERELTLDAVGVTANMRVYLDQLATGKYAWLGEQRPARDKDAMRGYLSLRGGVAFLTDRNAVPEASFDSTSGPWPSGSIGMNFNKHWGVELAGDYGRTQLRSPVLGKITGYPIWTISALGRFRYPLLNDKLSPYLLAGPGLGFAEIGDPDQPLSVTGLSGGQDNSIVAIFGAGVDYFIGYNVAFNLEVKRAAFFNTQVKINGQSETLSPEFVSLTAGIRVFFP; the protein is encoded by the coding sequence GTGAGTAGTAAACATAATCTATTTTCCATAACGATTTTGCTGCTTGTATTGATGCCACTAACCGTTCAAGCTAACGAGCTAGCTGGTATCCGCCCTTATTTACAACCTCGATTGGGGTTCGAAAACTCTTTTTATAATTATACGAAACCCGATGCGGTCTCTGATGTGCGCCTTGAATCCCCCTCGGAAGAACCCCATATTGGTGCCACCTTAGGCGCGGATCTAGGGCGCTACTGGGGCATTGAATTTGCCTACGATTATATTAAAACCAACCTTTTGCAAACCTCTGGCAAAAAGGCAGGGGACTACGCTACAACGACTTGGCTAGGCCAGTTAAGATTCCGCTACCCGTTACTCCAGGATCGGCTGGTTCCCTACTTATTGGCGGGTGGTGGTATCGGTATCGGAGAATTTAGCGGCCGTGAGGATTTCTCCTTTACGGGGGGCGGTAGCGACACAGTGCCTCTGGGGGTGGTTGGTGGCGGCGCTGAATATTTTATAACAGATAATATTGCCCTTGGAGTCGAAGCAAAATATTATTTCGGCTTTCATCCTGAAATCTCAATTTCCACAGAGGAGCGGGAACTTACCTTGGATGCTGTTGGTGTCACGGCCAACATGCGTGTTTATCTTGATCAGCTAGCGACGGGTAAGTATGCTTGGCTTGGAGAGCAGCGACCGGCTCGGGATAAGGATGCCATGCGAGGTTATCTTAGCTTGCGAGGTGGCGTTGCTTTTCTTACCGATAGAAATGCTGTTCCAGAGGCCAGTTTCGATAGCACATCTGGACCTTGGCCCAGTGGGTCAATAGGCATGAATTTCAATAAGCATTGGGGCGTGGAGCTTGCTGGCGATTATGGCCGAACCCAGTTGCGATCGCCCGTCCTTGGCAAAATTACAGGATATCCCATATGGACTATCTCAGCCCTAGGGCGTTTTCGCTATCCTTTGCTTAATGACAAACTTAGTCCCTATCTATTAGCAGGTCCCGGTCTTGGTTTCGCCGAGATAGGCGATCCGGATCAACCGCTTTCCGTCACCGGACTTTCTGGTGGTCAGGATAATTCTATTGTGGCCATCTTCGGTGCTGGAGTTGATTACTTTATCGGCTATAATGTAGCTTTTAACCTTGAGGTCAAGCGGGCTGCCTTTTTTAACACCCAGGTCAAGATCAACGGCCAATCCGAAACGTTATCGCCAGAGTTCGTCTCCCTAACAGCGGGTATCCGTGTTTTTTTTCCTTGA
- the cmoA gene encoding carboxy-S-adenosyl-L-methionine synthase CmoA, which yields MKGVDDTDLVPDSAGEGSRVFHDQLFAESNSAIEDFRFDGATASVFDDMVHRSVPFYDEMQRMTEEITADFAVPGTNLFDLGCATGTTLLRLDAALDPRVHFIGVDNSLEMLEKGRQKFLARKSTRRCEFMAADLHRERIIEDASVVIMILTLQFIRPLHRTRMLQGLIEGMNEQGCLIIFEKVTLNDSLFNRLFIRYYYNMKKRQGYSDVEIARKREALENVLIPYRPEENYELLASVGFSHVEEFFRWYNFSGILAVK from the coding sequence ATGAAAGGAGTGGATGATACCGATCTGGTACCGGATAGCGCGGGGGAAGGTTCCAGAGTATTTCACGATCAGCTATTTGCGGAAAGCAACTCGGCTATTGAAGATTTTCGTTTTGACGGGGCCACTGCCTCCGTGTTCGATGATATGGTGCATCGTTCTGTTCCTTTCTACGATGAAATGCAGCGGATGACCGAGGAAATTACTGCTGATTTTGCCGTACCAGGGACTAATCTTTTTGATTTAGGATGCGCGACCGGAACCACGCTTTTAAGACTCGATGCAGCCCTCGATCCCAGGGTCCACTTCATCGGCGTGGATAATTCCCTGGAAATGCTGGAGAAAGGGCGGCAAAAGTTCCTGGCGCGGAAGAGTACTCGCCGCTGCGAATTTATGGCTGCTGATTTGCATCGCGAGCGGATTATCGAAGATGCTTCTGTGGTCATCATGATACTGACTCTGCAGTTTATCCGTCCGCTGCACCGTACTCGGATGCTCCAAGGTCTTATCGAAGGGATGAATGAGCAAGGCTGTCTTATCATCTTTGAGAAAGTGACCTTGAACGACAGCCTGTTTAATCGCCTGTTTATTCGCTACTACTACAATATGAAAAAGCGCCAGGGCTATTCCGATGTGGAGATTGCTCGGAAACGGGAAGCTTTGGAGAATGTGCTCATTCCTTACCGTCCCGAGGAGAACTACGAGCTGCTGGCAAGCGTTGGATTTAGCCATGTTGAGGAGTTTTTCCGCTGGTATAATTTCAGCGGCATTCTCGCGGTTAAATGA
- a CDS encoding dihydroorotate dehydrogenase has translation MAETFNTDLSDTDWARLKVDFCGLELQSPLVLLSGCVGFGEEYTRVVGFSNREVGAVCLKGTTAAPRLGNALHRIYETPMGMLNAIGLQNPGVDYVVDHILPALDFSETRYIANVSGSTIEEYTAVTRRFDNSPIDAIEINISCPNVKEGGVAFGNDPHMSARVVEACRKVTRKPLITKLSPNQTSIEENARRCIEAGTDGFAVINTLMGMAIDIEQRTPLLGNIQGGLSGPAIKPIALLKVRQVYQACRAHGIPIIGQGGVASGKDALEFLIAGATTVGVGTALFYDPLLCAKINAEIVAYLKRHDLRAVAQLTGSLRLAEEVSDCVVSG, from the coding sequence ATGGCTGAAACATTCAATACTGACTTAAGTGATACCGATTGGGCAAGGCTAAAGGTTGATTTTTGTGGGCTGGAGCTGCAAAGCCCCTTAGTATTGCTTTCAGGTTGCGTCGGTTTTGGGGAAGAATATACTCGGGTAGTGGGTTTCTCCAACCGGGAGGTGGGAGCGGTATGTCTCAAGGGAACCACGGCGGCTCCCCGCTTGGGAAATGCCCTCCATCGGATTTATGAAACGCCCATGGGCATGCTCAATGCCATTGGCCTGCAAAATCCCGGCGTAGATTATGTAGTCGATCATATCTTGCCAGCGCTTGACTTTAGCGAAACCCGCTATATCGCCAATGTTTCTGGCTCCACTATTGAAGAGTATACGGCAGTCACCCGCCGCTTCGACAATTCCCCAATTGATGCCATAGAAATCAATATTTCTTGCCCTAATGTAAAAGAAGGGGGCGTTGCTTTTGGCAACGATCCCCATATGTCGGCGCGGGTGGTGGAGGCCTGTCGAAAGGTGACCCGTAAACCCCTGATCACCAAGCTTTCCCCTAACCAAACCTCAATAGAAGAAAATGCCCGTCGCTGTATCGAAGCGGGAACGGATGGGTTTGCCGTCATCAATACCTTGATGGGAATGGCCATTGATATAGAGCAGCGCACTCCGCTTCTCGGAAATATCCAGGGGGGATTGTCGGGGCCCGCCATAAAGCCGATTGCCTTACTCAAGGTGCGTCAAGTCTATCAGGCATGCCGGGCGCATGGCATCCCAATTATTGGGCAGGGGGGAGTCGCTTCTGGCAAAGATGCTCTGGAATTTCTCATTGCGGGCGCTACTACGGTGGGAGTAGGTACCGCCTTGTTTTATGACCCTTTGCTTTGCGCCAAAATCAACGCGGAAATTGTAGCTTACCTCAAGCGCCATGACTTGAGAGCGGTGGCGCAATTGACGGGCAGCTTGCGTTTAGCGGAGGAAGTCTCGGACTGTGTTGTGAGTGGCTAA